In one Dreissena polymorpha isolate Duluth1 chromosome 7, UMN_Dpol_1.0, whole genome shotgun sequence genomic region, the following are encoded:
- the LOC127839872 gene encoding craniofacial development protein 2-like, whose amino-acid sequence MAWTKQHNIKPDRSGPGDKTTTAHSTASLHSGCDKFATEANPSIKLATKGTTIGTWDVRTLNTCGKVHELTRELRRYRWDILGLAEIRWLRCDKHQQKKGIRWFNGEDSIHRNGVAFIVRKEVYAPTDDYKGDEIELYEELERIIVDVPKKDILIVPGNWSAKGGADAYQDLPGTC is encoded by the exons ATGGCGTggacaaaacaacacaatataaagCCGGATCGGTCAGGGCCCGGGGATAAAACAACGACCGCGCACTCCACCGCCAGTCTCCACAGTGGATGTGACAAGTTCGCTACTGAAGCTAATCCATCGATCAAGTTGGCAACGAAGGGAACCACCATAGGAACATGGGACGTAAGAACACTCAATACGTGCGGCAAGGTCCATGAACTGACGCGTGAGCTGAGGCGCTACCGTTGGGATATCCTCGGACTAGCCGAGATTAGGTGGCTAAGATGTGACAAACATCAACAGAAGAAGGGCATACGATGGTTCAACGGTGAGGATTCTATACATCGCAACGGGGTCGCTTTCATCGTTAGGAAGGAG GTCTACGCACCAACAGATGACTACAAAGGCGATGAGATAGAACTATATGAAGAATTAGAGCGCATCATAGTCGATGTCCCCAAGAAAGATATCCTCATTGTACCAGGCAACTGGAGCGCCAAGGGTGGAGCAGACGCATACCAAGACTTGCCAGGGACA TGCTGA